Proteins encoded together in one Triticum dicoccoides isolate Atlit2015 ecotype Zavitan chromosome 7B, WEW_v2.0, whole genome shotgun sequence window:
- the LOC119336816 gene encoding putative disease resistance protein At3g14460, with protein MHDLVHDLASTIFADEFIDLDATRSTSWNKARYYRHAQLTNFKNDPKVFKYIPGKLRSLHFRDLGGMKLPKKAFSRCKYIRVLDLSGHSMNGQLAPSIMVLPPSINKLKLIRYLDATGLPITSLPKNFHALQNKETLILSNSLLETLPDNICRLTKLCYLDLSGGCNLSKLPGSLGKLSQLFFLNLCGCSTLQELPESICELTCLHHLDMSDCSAIQKLPENFGSLLKLSFLNLSSCSKLTKLPDSVSFPHLERLSLSNCHELGNLPIDFGHLQKLEFLNLFGCYKVSMLPGSFCQLNHLKYLDLSDCHNLEELPKCFGNLFELEYLNLTSCSKLRQLPESLCKLFKLRFLYLSYCLQLRGLPSSFGDLKLQILHMSGLIFMDDCPDSIGDMTSLTQLVSDIATSHLLEKIQAIRKHLNLMGTVVHHVHEIESRGCSSIVDLMGLTCSELILIGLQNVRHPEDADRVSLRDKSDIRVLKLDWQNEGGRSVLDRLVPPRTLENFWLVGYSSKDFPNWIFHTSSYLPFVSELTLSCLEACDCLPPFGALPNLRKLSLEYIPNIRKIGKEFYGEGGPCTKLRVLVLTLMENLMEWWTTESGEETEEFLIPNLHHLQIVDCPKLKFLPYLPRSMIWVMGNSETILPEQGFGKHLSSINPSAMVLNRCRFSQDKWDRLQHFPTLEIFQVSFVSGLRALPEVMQCFTSLTGLYLWSLKDLETLPVWLGHLGSLEVFEIQDCPNLTCLPESMKKLTALTDLTLIECKGLETLPEWLGQLTSLEELTIRDCPNMTCLPESIRCLSALKLLEIARCPSLIARCQGEDAHKICHIPKVEFWP; from the coding sequence ATGCATGATTTGGTGCATGATCTTGCATCAACAATTTTTGCTGATGAATTCATCGATTTGGATGCTACCAGAAGCACCAGCTGGAACAAAGCTCGTTACTACCGGCATGCACAATTAACCAACTTCAAGAATGATCCTAAGGTTTTCAAATATATTCCAGGCAAACTTAGATCCCTCCACTTTAGGGATTTGGGGGGAATGAAACTCCCGAAAAAGGCATTTTCTCGGTGCAAGTACATACGTGTCTTGGACCTAAGTGGACATTCAATGAATGGCCAATTAGCTCCAAGTATCATGGTGCTGCCACCTTCCATTAATAAATTGAAGCTAATTAGATATCTTGATGCCACAGGCTTGCCAATAACATCACTTCCTAAGAATTTTCATGCACTTCAAAACAAGGAAACTCTTATTCTATCCAATTCCTTGCTCGAAACCTTGCCTGACAATATTTGTCGCCTCACCAAACTATGTTATTTGGACCTATCCGGCGGTTGCAACCTAAGTAAGCTACCTGGTTCACTAGGGAAGCTCTCTCAGCTCTTTTTCCTTAATCTATGTGGGTGTTCTACACTCCAAGAGTTGCCTGAATCAATCTGTGAGCTTACATGCTTACACCACCTAGACATGTCAGATTGTTCTGCTATTCAAAAGCTGCCTGAAAATTTTGGTAGCCTTCTTAAACTCTCATTCTTAAACTTATCAAGTTGTTCAAAGCTCACCAAACTACCTGACAGTGTTAGCTTTCCGCATTTAGAACGCCTTAGCCTATCAAATTGCCATGAACTAGGAAACCTGCCAATTGATTTCGGCCACCTTCAGaaacttgagttcttgaacctctttgGTTGCTACAAGGTGTCAATGCTGCCAGGGTCATTTTGCCAACTTAATCATTTGAAGTACCTAGATCTTTCAGATTGTCATAACCTCGAAGAACTCCCTAAATGTTTTGGTAACCTCTTCGAGCTTGAATATTTGAACCTAACAAGCTGCTCTAAGCTCCGACAATTGCCAGAGTCATTATGCAAATTGTTTAAGTTGAGATTTCTCTATTTGTCATACTGTCTGCAACTCAGAGGGCTCCCCTCCTCATTTGGTGACCTTAAGCTTCAAATACTGCACATGAGTGGTCTTATATTTATGGATGATTGCCCTGATAGcattggtgacatgactagtctcacCCAGTTGGTATCTGATATTGCAACTTCCCATTTGCTTGAAAAGATTCAAGCAATTCGAAAGCATCTAAATCTTATGGGCACAGTAGTGCATCATGTACATGAGATAGAGAGTAGAGGATGTAGCAGTATAGTGGATCTTATGGGGTTGACTTGTTCAGAGCTGATACTTATAGGCCTTCAGAATGTCAGACATCCAGAAGATGCAGACAGAGTCAGCCTACGGGATAAATCAGATATTCGAGTGCTAAAACTTGACTGGCAAAATGAAGGAGGTAGATCTGTGCTGGACAGGCTCGTACCTCCTCGgactcttgaaaacttttggctagTTGGGTATAGTAGCAAGGATTTCCCTAACTGGATATTTCACACCTCGTCTTACCTCCCTTTTGTCAGCGAACTGACTCTCAGTTGTTTGGAAGCATGTGATTGTCTTCCTCCATTTGGGGCACTACCAAATTTAAGAAAGCTGTCTCTGGAATACATTCCTAACATTAGGAAAATCGGTAAGGAATTCTATGGAGAGGGTGGACCTTGTACGAAGCTAAGAGTTCTGGTATTGACATTGATGGAGAATTTGATGGAATGGTGGACAACAGAGTCAGGTGAAGAAACTGAAGAGTTTCTAATCCCTAATTTGCATCATTTGCAGATAGTGGATTGCCCAAAGTTGAAGTTCCTACCATATCTCCCAAGAAGTATGATTTGGGTTATGGGCAACAGCGAGACAATTTTGCcagagcaaggatttggaaagcacTTGTCTTCCATTAATCCTTCTGCGATGGTTCTAAACAGATGTAGGTTCTCTCAAGACAAGTGGGATAGACTTCAACATTTTCCCACCCTTGAGATATTTCAAGTATCCTTCGTCAGTGGCTTGAGGGCGTTGCCAGAGGTCATGCAATGCTTCACCTCTCTCACTGGACTATATTTGTGGTCGTTGAAGGACCTGGAGACACTACCAGTATGGTTGGGCCACCTCGGTTCTCTAGAAGTATTTGAGATCCAAGATTGCCCCAACCTGACATGTTTGCCTGAAAGCATGAAGAAACTCACCGCTCTTACAGATCTGACGTTGATAGAGTGTAAAGGCCTGGAGACATTACCGGAATGGTTGGGACAGTTGACTTCTCTAGAAGAACTTACCATCAGAGATTGCCCCAACATGACATGTTTGCCTGAAAGCATACGGTGTCTCTCTGCCTTGAAGCTACTTGAAATTGCTCGATGTCCAAGTCTGATTGCGAGGTGCCAAGGGGAGGATGCCCACAAGATCTGTCACATCCCCAAAGTCGAATTCTGGCCTTGA